The genomic window ATGGCTCGACCGTCGTGTGCGCAACCTTCCAGTGCACTTACGGAAGATAACTCTCGCTCCCAGCCGGGCATCTAAGTAGGGGACTACAGAACGCCCGCCCTGATCGAATCATCAGGGCCGCTCAGGCGAGCCGCAAACCAGCGGCTTCCTGAGCCCCTCGACGGGGGAACGCCCCGCGCAGCCGTCTCCCGGAAAAATCTTGCAAGGAAGGAGAAAGCGATGGATGTCCTTTCAATTCTCGTGATTGGCTTGATCGCCGGATGGCTGGCCGGAAAAATCAGTCGGGGGCGCGGCTTCGGGCTGTTGGGTAACCTGATCGTCGGAGTAATCGGTGCCTTGCTGGGAGGCTTTCTGTTCCGCATCGTGGGCTTCGCAGCTTACGGACTGGTCGCCCAATTGCTCATGGCGGTGGTCGGTTCCATGGCGCTGTTGTTCTTGATTGGCCTGGTTCGAAGAACGGCCTAGCAGTGGGCCGCAGACACTCTGTGGAGGTCATGGTATGAGACCCGTCATCCTCATCGGCATTGTGCTCATCGTGCTCGGGGCTGCCGGTTTGATCGCCGGTGAGATCCCCTACAAGACCGAACGAAACACGGTGAGCATGGGCCCGGTGCAGGCAACCGTGCAAGAGGAGAGGAAGATTTCCATTCCTCCGATTTTCGCTGGTCTGACGATGGCTGTTGGTACCGCGCTGGTGGTGGCGGGCAGAAAGAAA from Terriglobales bacterium includes these protein-coding regions:
- a CDS encoding GlsB/YeaQ/YmgE family stress response membrane protein; the encoded protein is MDVLSILVIGLIAGWLAGKISRGRGFGLLGNLIVGVIGALLGGFLFRIVGFAAYGLVAQLLMAVVGSMALLFLIGLVRRTA